In the Magnetospira sp. QH-2 genome, one interval contains:
- a CDS encoding BON domain-containing protein produces the protein MKFATLLAAFVAFAIPAQAFDLNPLSAIKGMVEAAVEDRSTADIATDATIKAEIVAEVIDKMGTDVISITADVYEQTVMLTGIVETMAQKTEAGRLTRTVGGVKKLYNEILVKSDLERDKGTVEGFVDDTVIETKINAQFLDASGVNVTNFRWHSLEGHVFLFGRALSRGELDKATGIARGIDGVRKVTSRVAVRPRDN, from the coding sequence ATGAAATTCGCCACTCTTCTTGCCGCATTCGTCGCCTTTGCCATTCCGGCCCAGGCATTCGACTTGAACCCCTTGTCGGCCATCAAGGGCATGGTGGAGGCGGCGGTGGAAGATCGCAGCACCGCCGACATTGCCACCGACGCAACCATCAAGGCGGAAATCGTCGCCGAGGTAATCGACAAGATGGGCACCGATGTCATTTCCATCACCGCCGATGTCTATGAACAAACGGTGATGCTCACCGGCATCGTCGAGACCATGGCCCAAAAGACCGAAGCCGGGCGCCTGACCCGCACTGTGGGCGGGGTGAAAAAACTCTACAACGAGATCCTGGTCAAATCGGACCTGGAGCGCGACAAGGGCACCGTCGAGGGTTTCGTCGACGACACGGTGATCGAGACCAAGATCAATGCCCAGTTCCTCGATGCCTCGGGGGTCAATGTCACCAATTTCCGATGGCACTCTTTGGAAGGTCATGTGTTCCTGTTCGGTCGCGCCTTGTCGCGGGGGGAATTGGACAAGGCCACGGGCATCGCACGCGGGATCGACGGCGTGCGAAAAGTGACCAGCCGGGTCGCCGTGCGCCCTCGCGACAACTGA
- the fmt gene encoding methionyl-tRNA formyltransferase, giving the protein MSLRVVFMGSPEFAVPSLHAIRNAGHEVIAVYAQPPRPAGRGHKERPCPVHAYANKHLIPVFTPVNLRDEADRQAFAHLKPDIGVVAAYGLILPQAILDAPKFGCINVHASLLPRWRGAAPIHRALLAGDRITGVTIMRVVKALDAGPMVLTGTTPIHDTDTAESLHDRLSPLGAQLVVEALAGIQAGILPETPQPARGITYADKLQKDEGQMDWSLPAEDLARRVRGYTPWPSAWFTHGDKRIKVLAAAALEGSGRPGTVLDDQLTIATGHGALRLLKVQRAGKGPMEAEAFLRGYALPAGTQLS; this is encoded by the coding sequence ATGAGCCTGCGCGTCGTCTTCATGGGCAGTCCGGAGTTCGCCGTGCCCTCTTTGCATGCCATCCGCAATGCGGGTCACGAGGTGATCGCCGTCTATGCCCAGCCGCCCCGGCCCGCCGGGCGGGGGCACAAGGAACGGCCCTGTCCGGTGCATGCCTATGCCAATAAGCACCTCATTCCGGTGTTCACCCCGGTCAACCTGCGCGATGAGGCAGACCGTCAGGCCTTTGCCCATCTGAAACCCGACATCGGCGTGGTGGCCGCCTATGGCTTGATCCTGCCACAGGCTATCCTTGATGCGCCGAAATTCGGCTGCATCAACGTGCATGCCTCGCTGCTGCCCCGCTGGCGCGGCGCGGCGCCCATCCACCGGGCCCTGCTAGCCGGGGACCGCATCACCGGGGTGACGATCATGCGGGTGGTCAAAGCCTTGGACGCCGGGCCGATGGTCCTTACCGGCACCACACCGATCCATGACACGGACACCGCCGAGAGCCTGCACGATCGGCTGAGTCCCCTGGGGGCGCAATTGGTCGTCGAGGCCCTGGCCGGAATCCAGGCAGGCATCCTGCCCGAGACCCCGCAGCCCGCCCGCGGCATCACCTACGCGGACAAACTGCAAAAAGACGAGGGCCAAATGGATTGGTCTCTGCCCGCCGAAGATCTGGCCCGGCGGGTGCGCGGCTATACCCCCTGGCCCAGCGCCTGGTTCACCCATGGGGACAAGCGCATCAAGGTGCTGGCCGCCGCAGCACTTGAGGGCTCCGGTAGGCCGGGGACGGTCCTGGACGATCAGCTTACCATCGCCACCGGCCATGGCGCCCTGCGTCTGCTTAAAGTACAACGGGCGGGCAAGGGACCCATGGAGGCCGAGGCCTTTTTGCGCGGCTATGCCCTGCCCGCCGGGACTCAGCTTTCGTGA
- a CDS encoding cytochrome c, giving the protein MPRLAAMAGVLLLIAITAWWIGDNAPRPTVLVRLPDLSPEATKGQALFQQHCSPCHGPKAGGTDQGPPLVHPVYHPNHHADGAFALAITQGVTAHHWPFGDMPPVAGVTLAQVPMLAAFVRELQKANGIY; this is encoded by the coding sequence ATGCCACGCCTGGCCGCCATGGCCGGAGTTTTGCTCCTGATCGCCATCACTGCCTGGTGGATCGGCGACAATGCCCCAAGGCCCACGGTATTGGTGCGCCTTCCCGACCTGTCCCCCGAAGCGACCAAAGGCCAGGCGTTGTTCCAGCAACATTGCAGCCCTTGCCATGGTCCCAAGGCGGGCGGCACCGATCAGGGCCCGCCGCTGGTGCATCCGGTCTATCATCCCAATCACCATGCGGACGGCGCTTTTGCATTGGCCATCACCCAGGGTGTCACCGCCCATCATTGGCCCTTTGGCGACATGCCGCCGGTGGCGGGAGTCACCCTGGCGCAGGTGCCGATGCTGGCGGCCTTCGTGCGGGAACTGCAAAAGGCGAACGGCATCTATTGA